One segment of Kwoniella pini CBS 10737 chromosome 9, complete sequence DNA contains the following:
- a CDS encoding transcription elongation factor SPT5 has protein sequence MSDVEDIASPIEPKSEDERDERPTTKKRPRIIDPDEEEDDVETAVDAKADDDKVEDVDVDEDKDEDGEEDEDDDEDEDDDEDDEENDGERRRKRRRKQKRYRFLDVEAEVDDEDEEEDEDNDYGDVAEFIDEAPEEGVAQSDLQHRRLDRSFGRNEEEDVQDIVQRLKERHARTAAARYNGDSDAVPQRLLMPGVNDPSLWRVYVKTGREAAICASIFRKVFSQQYSANPIEVISVFYRDSLNGMIFLEARQSASVSAAIGGIVGIFASKGVSLVPIEEMAPLLKIKKKDVNLAPGMWIRMKRGKHTGDLAQVVDTDQITSGVVGIKFIPRIDLTPREKRKERAANSKAFGGSSIKPPSRLFSYDDVRKIYGRQSVRQGAQGSYFFDNDEYIDGFCVKDVKIAIIESENVNPTLEEISRFSGDDQSTAKFDLTAIADANKNLTVSVLLPGDQVEVYEGEQTGLYGRVETVNQDVIAIKAVGGDVHDQIIEVPSRSVRKRFDVGEHVKVLAGKNQNATGMVVEVKGDVVTLMSDQGEQEIKVFSKDIRKAADTSNTTKIGGLYDQHDLVMLDSTTAAVVTKVEGSLLRVLDQNGAARSVTPDQVTLRRDNKRFAVATDSQGNDMKVGDNMKETDGENRQGEVINIFRSLFVFLHNRDLTENNGVFVARAQSLISVTPKSAVSDLGKMNPALNQQLPYGGASLMPPPATNVNRNRLINTLVVVTKGTSKGLMGTIRDIQGDNARVELKTNNKTLTIALTSLKRKDQKTGATFPLEAGGGPGGFAARGGAPGAYDVNPYSGAPMNGGQTPGGFGGRTPAAGQFGRTSNPYAAGGIGGKTPNPYAAGTAAGGRTPAPGWGAGGKTPAPGWGGAGGKTPGWAGSGGKTPAPGFADGGRTPAWGAAAGAGGKTPNPYGSAGPSGGRTPAPAGSMYGSNLDVGGSRSNNAPITAPTPYGGPTPGVYSAPTPGAVSNSYSAPTPYGAPTPYGGPTYAAPTPGAALSAPTPGMGGPTPYGAPTPFGAPTPYGGGANNGTMGGLPWDWALDFRNVIVEVGPSLKPQTRSPLHFQRGIHDGKKFGYDQINGESCHCVSIEDGNIIEDIPAEYLRPSKPDNQGQVVVCIGGGPEQKGQQRTTQYENGGSWMMELDHGDLAPLVLEAGDLCKIWKV, from the exons ATGTCTGACGTAGAAGATATTGCTTCTCCTATTGAACCCAAGTCTGAGGATGAGCGAGATGAAAGACCAACAACGAAGAAAAGG CCGAGAATTATAGATCCTGATG aagaggaagat GACGTCGAGACCGCTGTAGATGCTAAAGCAGATGACGACAAGGTAGAGGATGTAGATGTAGACGAAGACAAAGACGAGGATGgggaagaggatgaagatgatgatgaggacgaggatgatgatgaagatgatgaggagaaTGATG GAGAAAGGCGACGCAAG CGTCGGAGAAAGCAAAAACGATATAGATTCTTGGATGTCGAAGCTGAAGTAGACgacgaggatgaagaagaggacgAGGATAATGATTACGGAGACG TCGCCGAATTCATTGACGAAGCACCGGAAGAAGGAGTTGCTCAAAGTGATCTGCAACATAGGCGCTTGGACCGATCATTCGGtagaaatgaagaagaagatgttcaGGATATAGTACAACGGCTGAAAGAGCGTCATGCAAGGACTGCCGCCGCAAGGTATAATGGTGATTCTGATGCGGTGCCTCAGCGATTATTGATGCCTGGTGTAAATGATCCGAGTTTATGGAGAGTCTACGTCAAA ACTGGTCGAGAAGCAGCTATCTGTGCTTCAATCTTCCGAAAGGTCTTCTCCCAACAATACTCAGCTAATCCAATCGAGGTTATTTCGGTGTTTTACCGAGACTCGCTCAATGGTATGATCTTCCTTGAGGCTCGACAATCTGCCTCCGTTAGTGCAGCTATAGGTGGTATTGTGGGAATATTCGCTTCCAAGGGTGTATCTCTAGTTCCTATCGAAGAAATGGCACCACTgctgaaaatcaagaagaaagatgtcAATCTCGCTCCAGGAATGTGGATCAGGATGAAGAGGGGTAAACATACCGGTGATTTAGCTCAAGTGGTAGATACCGACCAGATCACAAGTGGAGTTGTaggaatcaaattcattccTCGTATCGATCTTACCCCTAGAGAAAAACGTAAAGAGAGGGCAGCAAATAGTAAAGCTTTCGGAGGGTCATCTATCAAACCACCATCAAGATTGTTCTCCTACGATGATGTTAGGAAGATATACGGTCGACAAAGCGTTAGACAAGGTGCTCAAGGCAGTTATTTCTTCGATAATGATGAGTATATAGATGGATTTTGTGTCAAAGACGTCAAGATCGCCATTATCGAATCTGAAAATGTCAATCCGACTTTAGAGGAGATCTCAAGGTTTTCAGGAGATGATCAATCTACCGCTAAATTCGACTTGACCGCCATCGCTGATGCAAATAAGAATTTAACTGTATCCGTACTGCTTCCAGGAGATCAGGTTGAAGTGTATGAAGGTGAACAAACCGGATTATATGGTCGAGTGGAAACTGTCAATCAAGATGTCATAGCAATTAAAGCAGTCGGTGGTGATGTGCATGATCAAATAATCGAAGTACCTTCTAGAAGTGTCAGAAAAAGGTTCGACGTTGGTGAACACGTAAAAGTTCTTGCCGGGAAGAACCAGAATGCTACCGGTATGGTGGTCGAAGTCAAGGGCGATGTTGTGACCTTGATGTCTGATCAAGGAGAACAAGAG ATCAAAGTATTTTCCAAAGATATAAGAAAAGCAGCAGATACCTCAAATACCACCAAAATAGGGGGCTTATACGATCAACACGATTTGGTCATGTTAGA CTCGACTACTGCCGCCGTTGTGACCAAAGTGGAAGGTTCTTTGTTACGTGTCCTCGACCAAAATGGCGCCGCCAGGAGCGTGACGCCCGATCAAGTCACCCTCAGAAGGGACAACAAGCGATTCGCAGTAGCGACTGACTCTCAGGGGAATGATATGAAGGTAGGAGACAATATGAAAGAGACAGACGGCGAA AACCGACAAGGAGAAGTTATCAATATTTTCCGATCGTTGTTCGTTTTCTTGCACAATCGGGACCTAACCGAGAACAACGGAGTCTTCGTTGCTCGTGCTCAATCTCTTATATCAGTCACGCCTAAATCGGCAGTTAGTGATTTGGGTAAAATGAATCCCGCCTTGAATCAACAGCTACCCTATGGCGGTGCTTCGCTCATGCCCCCTCCTGCAACCAACGTAAATCGAAATAGATTGATAAATACTCTTGTGGTGGTGACCAAGGGAACGAGTAAAGGATTGATGGGTACAATAAGGGACATTCAGGGAGATAATGCCAGGGTGGAGTTGAAGACCAACAACAAGACATTGACCATTGCTCTGACATCGTTGAAGCGGAAAGA TCAAAAGACAGGAGCGACGTTCCCGCTCGAAGCTGGTGGCGGACCTGGTGGATTTGCGGCGCGAGGTGGTGCACCGGGCGCATACGATGTCAACCCTTACAGTGGTGCTCCTATGAAC GGAGGACAAACACCTGGCGGTTTTGGAGGTCGAACACCGGCTGCTGGACAATTTGGTCGAACCTCGAACCCTTACGCCGCCGGT GGCATTGGAGGCAAGACACCAAATCCATATGCTGCTGGAACTGCTGCCGGTGGACGTACACCAGCTCCAGGCTGGGGCGCCGGCGGTAAGACTCCAGCACCAGGGTGGGGAGGTGCAGGCGGCAAGACGCCTGGATGGGCTGGAAGTGGTGGCAAGACACCTGCACCTGGATTCGCAGATGGTGGAAGGACTCCAGCATGGGGTGCTGCTGCCGGTGCAGGAGGCAAGACGCCGAATCCTTACGGCAGTGCTGGCCCTTCTGGAGGTAGGACGCCTGCTCCTGCTGGTTCGATGTATGGCTCGAATCTAGATGTAGGTGGTTCGAGG AGCAACAATGCCCCTATAACGGCTCCGACACCTTACGGAGGACCCACTCCTGGTGTCTACTCCGCTCCTACACCCGGTGCAGTATCTAATTCATATTCTGCGCCAACACCATATGGCGCTCCCACTCCATATGGAGGCCCAACATATGCTGCTCCCACACCTGGTGCAGCTCTTTCAGCACCAACTCCAGGTATGGGCGGCCCCACACCTTATGGAGCACCTACGCCTTTCGGAGCTCCAACACCTTATGGTGGAGGAGCAAATAATGGTACAATGGGTGGATTACCTTGGGATTGGGCATTAGATTTCAGAAATGTTATAGTTGAAGTTGGACCTTCTTTGAAACCTCAAACTAGATCACCATTACATTTCCAAAGAGGTATTCATGATGGTAAAAAATTCGGTTATGATCAAATTAATGGAGAATCATGTCATTGtgtatcaattgaagatggaaatatAATAGAAGATATACCTGCTGAATATTTAAGACCTTCAAAACCTGATAATCAAGGACAAGTTGTTGTTTGTATTGGTGGTGGTCCAGAACAAAAAGGACAACAACGTACAACTCAATATGAAAATGGTGGTTCATGGATGATGGAATTAGATCATGGTGATTTAGCACCATTAGTTCT